Within the Natranaeroarchaeum sulfidigenes genome, the region AGGTCGCCGCGGAGTACAGCGGCTGGGCCGACCGAATCGTGATGAACCTCCCCCACAGCGCCGACGAGTTCCTCGATACCGCAGTCGAACTCGCCGGGGAGGACTGTGTGCTCCACTATTACGACATTCAACACGAGGACGACCCGTACGGCCCCGGTGAGCGAGCGATCCGTGCGGCGGCAGAACCGGCATACGACGTTACGGTCGAGCGCGCTCACACGGTGCGCTCGTATGCCCCCCACGAGTTCAACGTCTGTCTCGACGTCCGACTGACCCGGGCGTAATTCGCAACCCTTATTGGGGTTTTGCGTCGTATCATTGAGTGAGCGCCGGTGTAGCTCAGACTGGCTAGAGCGAATCCTTCGTAAGGATTAGGCCGGGGGTTCAAATCCCCCCACCGGCTTGTTTCTGCGACGAACGGACGTGAGGAGCGAAGCAACGATTGGGGATTTGTATCAGGGAACAGCTTTGCTGTGACCGTGGTTCAAATCCCTCACTGGCTTGCTTTTGCGAGGCTATCGCGAACGTGGTGAGCGATGGCTTGAAGCCGCTGGTCGCTTCGGTGAACGGATGTGAAGCCCAGAGACTGTACACGGTTCAGATTTCCTCACCGGCCTGCGTTTCCGTATTGATGCCTCTGTCCACTCGTCGGGTCGGTGTCTGACCGAATTGTTAGACATGAACGTGTATAGCAGCGTCCAATCGAGAAGAAAATATTTAAGTCTGATCTTCGCCGACTGCACAAACATCCAATGGCAGTGGACCAAGTAGCGGACTTTTTCGGCTTCGAGGAGCACGATACTGACATACGAACCGAGATTTTGGCCGGTGTGACGACGTTTCTGGCGATGTCGTATATCATCGTCGTCAATCCGTTCATTCTCTCCGAAGCGATCGTCATCGACGGCTACAGTCAGGGCGAAGTGATTCAGATGATCGCCATCGCGACGATTCTCTCATCGGCGTTGGCGACGATCGTCATGGCGCTGTACGCAAACCGGCCGTTCGGACTCGCCCCGGGCATGGGGCTAAATGCTTTCTTCGCGTTCACCGTCGTCATCGCGCTCGGGATACCGTGGCAGACTGCCCTCGCTGCGGTGTTCGTCGAGGGGATTCTGTTTATTATCCTCACTGCCATCGGGGCTCGTGAATATATTATCAACCTGTTTCCAGAACCGGTCAAGTATGCGGTTGGTGCCGGTATCGGTGTCTTTCTGCTGTTTATCGGTCTCCAGGAGATGCAGGTGATCGTCGGCTACGAGGGCACCCTCGTTGAGCTCGGCAATATCGCATCGAACCCAGTTGCGACCCTCGGCGTTCTGGGCGTTGCATTAACGCTGATTCTCTGGGCCCGCAATGTCACGGGCGCAATCGTGATCGGTATTCTCACGACGACGATCGTCGGCTGGCTGGTTGCCGCATCCGGTCTGACCGATCCGGATACCGTCGTCGACGGTGAACTTTACTCCACGTTCGCCGAAGAGGGTATCGTCACCGGCCTGTGGAACATCGTGACTGGCGTCCAGTACGACTTTACGCCGATTGCCGGTGCGTTCATCGAAGGACTCGGCGATATCGAGCCAGTTACGTTCCTCTTCGTCATGCTGACGTTCTTCTTCGTGGACTTCTTCGACACCGCGGGGACGCTCATCGGCGTCGCGCAGTTCGGTGATTTCCTCGATGACAAAGGCGAGTTGCCGGAGATGGAAAAACCACTCATGGCCGACGCGGTTGGTACGACCTTCGGTGCGATGGTCGGCACCTCGACCGTGACGACGTATATCGAGTCGTCGACCGGTATCGAGGAAGGTGGTCAGACCGGCTTCACCGCGCTCGTCGTTGCAGCCTGCTTCCTGCTTGCGCTCCCGTTCGTTGCGCTCGTGTCGATTATTCCCGAATACGCCTCGTTCCTCGCACTTGTTGTCGTTGGTATCATCATGTTCCAAGGTGTCACCGACATCGACTGGAGTCACCCCGCATGGGCGATTTCTGGCGCGCTTACAATCACGATCATGCCGCTGGCGTACTCGATCGCCGATGGTCTCGCGGCAGGCATCATTGCGTATCCAATCATCAAGGCATCGATGGGTGAAGGTAGCGACGTCCGGCTCGGCCAGTGGGTGCTCGCTGTGGTGTTGGTCGCCTATTATGTGCTCCAGACTGGCGGCTTCATCCTCTGAGGCGCCGCCGACGCACAGCACCAACGCTTTCTTCCCGAATCACCCCTAACTACCGCTGAATGTCCGATCTGATACTGTACGAACTGCCGGGCTGTCCGTTCTGTGCGAAAGTCACCTCGAAACTCGACGAACTGGGGCTGGAGTACGAGAGCCGCGAAGTGCCACGCAGCCACTCCGAGCGCACTGAGGTAAAAGAAGTCAGCGGCCAGACCGGCGTCCCGGTGCTGATCGACGAAACAAACGATGTCCACGGGATGCCCGAAAGCGACGATATTGTCGCGTATCTCGACGAACAGTACGCATGACGCCACGGCTGCTCACGCTGTGGGCGCGCGTTGCAACTCGGGATGTTCGAGACCAATATCCGAACTGATCCTCAGGCTGGCTCTTCCTCGTACTCCGCGCGCTCGCGGATGAGATCGCGGAACTCGTCGGGGTCGTCGATGGCTTCGGCTTCCTCGCGCTCGATTAGCGCGGTCCCCTCGATCGAGGTCTGTTTGGCGCTATCGACGAAGTAGACCGATCGCGTGCCGACGACGCGCCCGACCGAGCCCATGATCCGCGCGCGCTTTTCTGCAGTCCGGGTGTACTCCGAGTGGCCCGTCAGCACCGTCCCCTCGGCGGGATCGGCGTCGTCTTCTTCCTCACTGACGGCTTTGAACGGCGCGCGCAGGGTGGGATGGACCTCGTAGCCAGCGCGGGTCATCACCGTAACGATCCGCTGGTCGTCGGGGTCGGCATCGGGTGCGTCGGGAGTCGGGTCGGTCTCCCGGACGTCCTCGGCTCCCTCAAGCACGTCGACATTACTGGTCAGTCCAGCGCCAAAGAGCTCTTCGAGCTGCATCGCAACCTCGATGCTTGCGTTCATTCCGTCCTCGTACTTCGAGACTGTACGTCTGGAGACGCCGAGTTCGCTCGCGAGCTGGCCGAGACTCCAGCCGCGCTCCTCGCGTTTGTCCGCGAGGATATCGCCATCGATACTGACGTACAGCCCGCCCGGTGCGGCGTATATCAGCGGCGGGACGCCCTCGACGAACAGATCCATCGCGGTGTCGGGGCTCAGTACTGGGACCCCGTGGCGGAAGTAGACGACCTCGGGTTTTAGCTCTTCGTCCCTGGTTCGGAGGCCGATCACCAGTGGCGTGGCATCCAGATACGCGCCGATGCGGCGCATCTCCTCGCCCGTTTCCGCGTCGAAGGCGTCGACGTTACCGAGCACTTTCAACAACACGAGTTCGTCGCCGCGGCGGGCCGCGACGTCGAAACTCCGCGGACGCGTCGCACAGCGGTCACTCACAGCGAAGCCTGCGTCTTCGAGCATGGCGGTGACGTTGCCGACGAGCGCAGACCGTGACATATCCGAGTGTAAGCTACTCCCGGTATATAGGCATTTTGGCGTCTATATTGGCTCTCGTCGGGCGATCTGAGACAAAGAGTCCAGTTGCGGTCCACGCCGGTGAGCTTTCGGCCCGGAACCGAAGGGGGTTTTCCGGCCCACTCCCGAGTGAGGGTATGAACGCATTGCTGTCGGCCGACGATGTCTCGAAAGCCTACGGGGGAGTCGAGGCACTCGACGGCGTCTCGCTGTCGATCCATGAGGGCGAGGTGTTCGCGCTGATCGGCCCGAACGGCGCGGGCAAGACCACGCTCGTCCGGACGCTCACGGGGACGGTCGAGCCATCCGCAGGGAGCATCTCCGTGTTTGGTGAGGCTCCGGAGGCCGTCGATTCGGATCGCCTCGGCGTCCTCCCCCAGAGCTTCTCGCCGCCGGGCCGACTCACCGCCCGCGAGCTGCTCGAGTACTACGCTGGGCTGTACGATGCCCCACTCGATCCCGAGGAGGTGCTGGCGACGGTCGGCCTGGGCGATGCGGGCGACACCTGGTACGAGAACCTTTCAGGGGGGCAACAACGCCGCGTCTGTCTGGGGAGCGCACTGGTCAACGACCCCGACCTCCTGTTTCTGGACGAGCCGACGACCGGGATCGATCCGGCGGGCCGTCGTACCGTCGCCGAGCGCGTCGAGACGCTCGCGGCGGGCGGGACAACAGTGCTGTTGACGACCCACGACATGGCAGAAGCCGAGACGCTTGCCGACAGAGTGGGCCTGCTCGCCGATGGTGAACTCGTAGCGACAGGGACTCCCGAGGAACTGCTCGACGAATACGGCGGCGAAAGCCGACTGGAGATCGATCTCGACGCCGAAGCGGAGACTGTTGTGTCGATGCTCGAAGAGAGCGGCTTCGACGCCAAGCCGACACGCCGTGGCGTCGATGTCCACGGCATCGCACCGACCGAGATCGGACGCGTCGTGGACGTGCTGGAAACGGAGGGGCTTGCCTACACCGCTCTGACGTGGCGCGAGCCGACCCTCGAAGACGTGTACATGACCCTCGCCGGGGACGAAGAAAGTGGACTGCAAGGAGATGACGTCAGGTCACGTAAAGCACCAGCCGCGGGTGGTGACGCATGAGCACACTTACCCGCATCCGATCGGAGTTTCACGCCTCCTGGCATTCCTTTCTACGCCGCCGAACCGCGGTCTTTTTCACCTTCTTTTTTCCCGTCCTGCTGATCGTCATCTTCGGGGCGCTCGTTCGGACGGATCCGGGCGGTGGCGGCCTCTTCACCGAGCCCGCGGAGTACTACGTGCCCGGCTACGTCGCCGTCGTCGTCCTCTTTACTCCCCTCTCGCGGGTCGGTTCCACGGTTGCCCGGCATCGCGACGGGAACCGCTTCGAGAAGCTGGCGACGACGCCGCTCTCGAAAACGGAGTGGCTCGCCGCCCACACGCTGGTCAATGTCGTCATCATCGGCATCGCCAGCCTGCTCGTGCTCGTGCTCGTCGCCGTCCTCACTGGCGCGGCGCTTCCCCTCTCACCCCTGCTGGTTCCGTTCATCATCGCCGGTGTCGTGCTGTTCTGTGGCGTCGGCGCGATGCTCGGGAGCTATACGGAATCTCAGGATGGGGCGATCGCGGCCTCGAACTCGATCGGCCTTCCCCTCCTGTTCCTTTCGGATACGTTCGTCCCGCCCGACCTCCTGCCGGAGTGGTTCGCACCGCTGATGGAGCTGTCCCCACTCACGTATTTCGCCCGTGGCGTCCGGGCGCTCTCGACGGGTGGAGACCCGCTCGCCGACCTCGTTGTCCTCTCGGTGCTAGCAGTCGTCTTCTTCGCGCTCGGGGCGTACTCGCTGCCGCAGGCGGATTGAAAACGGAGTGGGCGAACTACTCCTGCTCGCCGCGCAGCTCGTCCATGTGGTCGATCCGCTGCTGGACGAGCTCGGCCTTCCCGATGTCGTGGCGCACGCGTAGGCCGTCGGTTCCAGCGCGTTCGAGGGCGTCCTCTACGATTTCCTCGGCCTCGCTGATCGTGTCGGCGACGCCGACGACGGCGTAGGACCGCGACGTCGTCGTGTAGATGCCGTCCTCGCGGGCGTCGACGCTGGCGTAGTACAGCAAGGCGTCGCCAGCGGAGTCCTCGTCGATCGTCACCAGCGCGCCCGCGTCGGGATCGGTGGGGTAGCCGTCAGGGACCGCGTACTTGCAGACAGTGGCCTGCGCGTCGAACGCGAGTTCTGGCAGGGATTTGCCATTGCGAGCCGCCGTCAGCACGTCGAGGAAGTCGGTTTCGAGCACCGGCAGGGTGTTCATCGCCTCGGGATCGCCGAATCGCGCGTTGAACTCGACGACCTTGACGCCCTCGGCAGTGAGCATGAACTGCCCGTAGAGGACGCCCTTGTAGCCAGTGAGTGCGTCGACGACCGAGCGCATGATGTCGAGCGCCTCGGCGGAGTCGGCTTTCGTCATGAACGGAAGCTGGAAACTGGCGTCGCTGTAACTGCCCATCCCGCCGGTGTTTGGCCCCTCGTCGCCCTCGTAGGCGCGCTTGTGGTCCTGGACCGCGGGCGTGATCCGGAGCGAGCCGTTGGCGACGAAGCCCTGAATCGTAAACTCCTCGCCGACGAGACGTTCTTCGAGAACGATCCGGTCGTACTCGGAGTCCCGAATATACTGCTTGCCTTCCTCGGGGGTCACCTGATCACCGATCACTTTGACGCCCTTGCCGCCCGTCAGCCCGGCGGGCTTGATGACGAGGTCGCCGTCGTACTCGTCGATGTACTCGCAGGCGGCCTCGCCGTCTTCGAACACCGCGAAATCGGGACAGCCAGGGACATCGTGCTCGGCCATGAACTCCCGCTGGAACGACTTGTCAGTCTCGATGCGGGCCTCCGAGGCTTGCGGGCCAAAGGCGTAGACACCAGCCTCGTCGAGCGCGTCAGCGACACCCGCGGCCAGTGGTGCCTCCGGACCGACGACGGCGAGCGTCGCGTCGACGGATTCGGCATACTCGACGACTGCTTCGGGATCGGTCGTCTCCAGTGTCTCGAAGTCTGCGGCAATCGCATCGATACCGGGGTTTCGGTTCCCCGCACAGGCGTACACGGTTGCATCACTGTCTTCGAGCGCTCGGGCGATGGCGTGTTCGCGCCCGCCGCCGCCGACGAGCAACACGGTTTCTGACATACCCGAAACACCGCCACAGCACAGTGTAAAGGTTGCTGTTCTCGGTACAGCGGCTGTCCATACCATCGCGGTCTCCCTGACGGACAGATAGTTTACAACACCCATACACAATTAGTCGAAAGAGTAAACACCGTACTCGTCGTACTATCCCGGTATGACTACCTCTCCGCCTCTTCGTGGCCCGTTGTTCGAGGCAGTCCAGCGGAGCGATATCTTCGAGGACTCGAAGACGTTTGTCGATAGCGTCCCACGTATGGATCCAGACCGGATTCACGAGCGGTTTCAGGAACGGCGTCACGACCCGGCGTTCGATCTCCGATCGTTCGTCTACGAACACTTTGAGGTTCCCAACGCGAGCGAGGACACCGAGTACGACTCGGAACAGACGGCGGAATCGATGGCAGCTCACATCCGGGCGCTCTGGCCCAGACTCGTCGATCATCCCGACGACGAGCAGGCGATCGAATACGGCTCACTGATCGGAACGCCCGAGCCGTATATTACGCCCGGTGGGCGATTTCGGGAGCTTTACTACTGGGACAGCTACTTCACCGCGGAGGGGCTCGCAGCCAGCGATCGCTTCGAGGATGTCGAAAACATCGTGGAGAACTTCGCGTGGGCCGTCGAGGAGTTCGGCTACGTTCCAAACGCCACTCGCGAGTATCAGACCACCCGGACGCAACCGCCGTTGTTTGCCGAGACCGTGAAAATCCTCGAACGGGAGCGTGGCACCGAGGCGGTAGTGCCGTACCTCGACGCGCTCGACGCAGAATACGAGTACTGGATGAGCGGCCGGGAGGAACTCGCCGGCGCAGGAACGGCGACACGGCGGGTCGTCGACCTCGGCGACGCCGTCCTCAACCGCTACTGGGACGAGTCGTCCGGCCCGCGCCGGGAATCCTACGACGAGGACGTCGAACTCGCCGAACGGGTCCCTGACCGCGATCGGGAGACACTCTACCGGGACATCCGTGCGGCCGCGGAATCCGGCTGGGACTTCAGCAGTCGCTGGTGCCGGGACGAGTCGATGGAGACGATTCGCACGACAGAACTGGTGCCGGTGGATCTGAACGCCCTGCTGTACGGCGTCGAGCGGGATCTGGCCGGCTGGCACGCCCACCTCGGAAACGACGCCGCGAGCGAGGCGTACGTCACCGCAGCGCAGCGCCGGGCGGAAGCGATCGATCAGTACTGCTGGGACGACGAGGCCGGGTTTTACTTCGATTACAGCTTTGTCGAGGGCGACCGGACCACCAAGTGGACGCTCGCCGCAACCGTCCCGCTGTACACCGGTCTCGCAAGCGACGAGCAGGCGGCCGCCGTCGCCGACCACCTCCGGGACCAGTTCCTCAGTCGTGGCGGCCTCGTTACGACGCTCACCGAAAGTGGCGAGCAGTGGGATGCACCCAATGGGTGGGCACCGCTGCACTGGTTCGCGGTGCTCGGGCTGGAACGGTCCGGCCACGACGAGCTGGCGCGTGAGATCGCCACCCGCTGGGTCGATCATGCCCGCACTGTCTACGAGCGCACGGGACGCATGGTCGAAAAGTACGACGTGACAGCTGACGGTCGGCTCGGTGGCGGTGGCGAGTACGAGTTACAGGACGGCTTCGGCTGGACGAACGGCGTGACGATCGCGTTTCAGGAGCGCTACGGACTGTTCGAGCAGCACTGAAAGACGGGATCTTTTTCGCATCTGGTGGACAATTCACCTGTAGTGACAGACACTCGCGGAGCGACGCCCGACAGCCGATATAGCTGGTTCGTTGCCATCGTCGGCGCGGTAGCGATGGTGTTTACCTTCGGGACACCGCTATCGTATGGCATCCTCAGAGCCCCGTTATCCGAGGCCTTCGGCGTCCCCGCGGTCGAGCTATCGGTCGTCTTCTCCGTCATGCTGTTTACCTTCTTTATCGGGTCGGGGCTGATCGGCGTCGTCGCGGCACGGCTTCCTGCACGCGGGATCGTCCTGGTCTGCGCGGTGACCACCGGACTCGTTGCGCCGACGCTCCTGCTGATCGACTCGATCGTCGGCCTGCTCGTGGTGTTTGCCACCCTCGGCCTCGCGCTGGGGACCGTGTTCGTGGTCCTGGCATCGGTCATTCCGCGCTGGTTCGACGAGCGCCGTGGGGCCGCGACGGGCCTGATCTTCGTGGGCAACGGACTGGGACTGTTCGTCCTGCCGCCGCTGTGGCAGTATGCGATCGATGCCGTGGGGATCGAACGGGCGTTCCTGTTCATCGTGGGCGTCTCGGCGGTGACCTTTCTCGCGGCCGGAGTAGTCTGCGGTCGCCCGACCTGGACGGGGGCGTCGTCGACGACACTCGGGGAGCTGGGCGGCTGGGTCCGCGGGTTGCTCTGGACGCGGCGTTTCCACTTGCTGTTCGTCGGTATGGCGCTTGCCTTTGCGTGGTATCAGTTGCTTGCGGCGTACGCAGTCGACCTCTTTGCCGCGCGTGGGCTGACCGAGGCGGCCGCCTCCATGGCCTTTGGCCTCATCGGTGGCGTGAGTATCATCTCGCGGATCGGGAGCGGCTACGCGGCCGACCGGATCGGGGCACGACGCGGCTTTCTCATCTCGCTTGCCTGTGCGGCCGCAGGAGTGGCTCTGCTGTTTGCCCCACAGCTACCGATGCTGGTCCCGGCGATCTTCCTGCTCGGGATGGGACTCGGCGGCTCGGCGACGCTTTACATCCCGCTCCTGTTGAGCGTCTACGATCCCGAGAAGGACACGGCGATCGTCGGGATCTTCAACGTCGCTGGCGGGGTGGGCGCGCTGGCGATGCCGCCGCTCGGAGCTGCCAGCGTTGCCTACACGAACGGGTACGTGCTCGCGGTGGCGCTTACCCTCGGTGTGACGCTCGTCGCCATCTGGGCAGTCGTCGCCGGTACGCGCTAGACGGGCCGCTGTGTGGGTCGACGGTGGGAGAACGGCTGGACAGTGTCCGAACGACTGTCACAGTGTACTGTTTGTGATTTTGTATACAATGTAACATTGTAACATCGGCAAGGGCGTCGGGGTGCTGTTGGGATAGCGTCGGGGTGCTGTTGGGATAGCGTCGGGGTGCTGTTGGGATAGCGTCGGGGGAGGTGTTCTGCTGGCGTCACGACGCCTGCCCTCCCCCGTCGAGCACGATCCCACGCTGTCGCGTGGGCCGTGCTCTCGGCCCGATTACTGAGATGCGGATCGAAGGCCAGCCCCGCCGACCACCCTGATGCGGTCACTGGCCGTCTGGGGGCGTCCCATACACTGTCGAGGATGTCACAGTGCAGATTCCAACCGAACGCTTATTTCCCGCCTTCGCTTACTCGAAGTATGGCCAGTGCAACGCGTGACGAGTCTCCCGAAGAAGGCGTGGAGTTTATCCACGAGGATGATGGGAAGATCACAGCGCGTGACCTCGAAACTGGCGTTGCTTCTTTCGGAGAGACGAAAACGGAAGCGCTCCGAATGCTCGCGGAGGCGCTTGAGTTGCACGAGGGGGGTGGGGAGCCAGTCACTGAGCGAGATCTCGAAGAATGGGGGATTGATGGCGTTGAGCCTGGGGATAGTGAGCTCCCCGATTGTATGCAGTAGATGGTCCGGACGAAATTCTCCGGACGTGAAATCGCGTCCGTGTTGATCGACCACGGGTTCGTCCGGACAGGCCGCGTTGGCAGCCATCTGAAACTCCGCTACGAGTCGCCTGACACGGACGAAGTCCGTATCGTGGCCGTTCCGATGACATCGGCAGACGATATTCCAATCGGGACACTTCAGTCAATCGCCGAGCAGTGTGGTGCAGACGATTTTCACGCCTAGTGTCGGTGGATTAATCAGAATCTGTAACAACACCGTGGGAAGTGTTCTATGATACCCTCACTGTCAGCAAGGACGCCCTTTAGGGCCGCCAGCGCGTACGGGGTGTATGACCGAACCCACCAGTCGAAACCGCCTCGACGAGGAACAGAGCCCGTATCTCCGACAGCACGCGGACAACCCCGTCAACTGGCAGCCCTGGGACGAACAGGCGCTGTCGGCCGCCGAGGAGCGCGACGTACCGATCTTCCTCTCGGTGGGCTACTCGGCGTGTCACTGGTGTCACGTCATGGAAGAGGAGAGTTTCGAGGACGAGACCGTCGCCGAGAAACTCAACGAGAACTTTATTCCTATTAAAGTCGACCGCGAGGAGCGGCCCGATCTGGACAGCGTCTACCAGACCGTCTGCCAGCTGGTGAGCGGGCGCGGCGGGTGGCCCCTCTCCGTCTGGCTCACGCCCGAGGGCAAGCCCTTCTACGTGGGGACGTACTTCCCGCGGGAGAGCCGACAGGGGATGCCCGGCTTTCTCGACCTGCTCGACAACATCGCGAACTCGTGGGAGGAGTCTCGCGAGGAGATGGAATCGCGTGCCGAGGAGTGGACGAGGGCCGCGAAAGGCCAGCTAGAGGAGACGCCGGGACAGCCGACCGAGGTCGGTGACTCGGTGCTCGCCGACGCGGCGAACACGGCGCTTCGCGCGGCCGACCGCGACCACGGTGGGTTCGGCTCGGACGGACCGAAGTTCCCCCAGCCGACACGGATTCACCTGCTCATGCGGGCCTACGAGCGCACCGGCCGGGAGACGTTCCGCGAGGCCGCCATCGAAACGCTCGATGCGATGGCCGACCGCGGGCTCTACGACCACGTTGGCGGCGGCTTCCACCGCTACGCGACCGACCGGGAGTGGATCGTCCCCCACTTCGAGAAGATGCTCTACGACAACGCCGAGATCCCGCGCGCCTATCTGGCGGGCTATCAGCTCACCGGCGACGATCGCTACGCCCGCGTCGTCGAGGAGACCTTCGAGTTCGTCGAGCGCGAGCTGACTCACGGGGAGGGCGTCGGCGACCACGAGTACGGCGGCTTCTACAGCACGCTCGACGCCCAGAGCGACGGCGAGGAAGGCAAGTTCTACGTCTGGACGCCCCGCCAGATCGAGGGGATTCTCGACGCCGATGCCGACCTGTTCTGTGATCGCTACGGAATCACCCGGTCGGGTAACTTCGAGGGCAAGACGGTGCTGACGCTCGCCCGGAGCGCCGAGTCGCTCGCAGAGGAGTACGACCTCACCGAGAGCGAGGTAAGAGAGCGTCTCGACGACGCGCGCGAGCGGGTGTTCGAGGCCCGTGAAGAGCGGATTCGGCCAGCGCGCGACGAGAAGATCCTCGCGGGCTGGAACGGCCTGCTGATCTCGGCGCTCGCGGAGGGCGGACTCCTCGACGAGCGCTGGACCGACCTCGCCGCGGACGCACTTGCGTTCGTGCGCGAACAGCTCTGGGACGCCGAACGTGGCGAACTCGCCCGGCGGTACAAACCCACCGCGGACGGCGGCGACATCAAGGGAGAGGGCTATCTCGAAGATTACGCTTTCCTCGCTCGCGGCGCGTTCGACTGCTACCAGGCGACCGGCGAGGTCGAGCACCTCGCGTTCGCACTCGATCTCGCCCGAACGATCGAGGCGGAGTTCTGGGACGAGTCGGCAAAGACGATCTACTACACGTCCGAGAGCGGCGAGTCGCTGGTAACCCGGCCACAGGAACGGCGCGATCAGTCGACGCCGTCGAGCCTCGGCGTCGCGGTCGATGTCCTGCTCTCGCTCGACCCCTTTGTCGATCACGACCGCTTCGACGAGATCGTCGAGACGGTCCTCTCGACCCACGGCCAGCATATCGAGTCGAGTCCGATGGAGCACACGACGCTGACGCTGGCCGCCGACCGACGGCGGACCGGAGACCTCGAACTCACCGTCGCCGCCGACTCGCTGCCCGACGCGTGGCGCGAGCGACTTGGCGAGACGTACCTTCCGAACCGGATTCTGGCCCGACGTCCTCCGACAGCCGAGGGGCTGGCCGAGTGGCTCGACGCGCTGGATCTGGACGAGGCCCCCCCGATCTGGCACGAGCGCGAGGCCGAGGGAGAGCCGACGATCTACACCTGCCGCTCCTTTACTTGCTCGCCGCCGGTCACGAACATCGACGAGGCCTTGGAGTGGGCCGAGGATCTGGCTCCCGAATACAACCGCTCCTGAGTCACTCGTCGCCGCTGGTCGATCCATCGGGTGAGTCAGACGGCGTGGGGTCGGTCGGCTGTCCGGGCTGCTGGCTCGGATCGAACGTATCGACCGGTCCGAGCTCCTGACTGGAGCGTTCGGCTGCGGCCACGTCGATTGCGGGTTCGCCGACGGTGAGTTCGTCGTAGTCGTCGACGAACGTGACCACCATCGCGACGAAGATACCGAGAACGATCGGCCCGACGAACAGGCCGACAAAGCCGAGGACGTACACCCCGCCGAAGACGCCGACGAGGATGAGGCCGGGGTTGAGCCGCGCGCGTTTGTCGATCACGATCGGCCGGGCGTAGTTGTCGACCATACTCACGACGAGCACCCCGTAGAGCCCGAGGAACGTCGCCGAAACGGGATCACCGATAATCACGAGATAGATCACCGCGGGCCCCCAGACCATGAACGCGCCGATCAGCGGCAGGAAGGCCAGCACGATCATCACGAACGTCCAGAAGACGACGTTTGGAAGCCCGGCGAGCCAGAGGCCAATGCCGCCGAGAAGGCCCTGCAGGATCGCGACGAAGATGTGACCGATGACGACGCCCCGGGTCGTCTGTTCGATCTGCCCGAAGAGGTTGTCCGTGACGGTCCGGGGGAGCGGTGAGTTCTCCTTGATCCACGAGACGAACTCGGGACCGTCCTTGAGCCCGTAGTAGATCAGGAACAGGAGGAGGGCGAGCCCGAGTGAAGTCCGAAGCGCGAGGGCAACGAAGCCGGTTGCACTCGATGACAGCACTTCCAGCAGTTCGCGCGCACCGGTCATCAGCAACGATTCAATGTCGACGATGAGCCCGAACTGGTCGAACAGGGTAGCCTCGACCTCCTCGATTTCGAGTCCCGTCCGCCCCCGGGCGAGGTTCTGGAGGTCACGTATCAGGGCAGTAACGATGTAATAGAAGGGTAGTAACGCCGCAATCACGGTTCCAGCAATTAGCAGGATCGGCGATATTCGCTCGCCGACGTGCGGAACGAGGCGGAGATGGAGCGGGTAGAGGACGTACGCGATCACCAGCGCCGAGAGGACGTACTCGATAAACGGCAGGACAACGATGAATGCCGCGAGCGCGGAGATCGCGATACAGACCAGCAGAAACGACTGGGAACGATTCATGCCAGCCTTTATCGCAGTG harbors:
- a CDS encoding AI-2E family transporter, whose protein sequence is MNRSQSFLLVCIAISALAAFIVVLPFIEYVLSALVIAYVLYPLHLRLVPHVGERISPILLIAGTVIAALLPFYYIVTALIRDLQNLARGRTGLEIEEVEATLFDQFGLIVDIESLLMTGARELLEVLSSSATGFVALALRTSLGLALLLFLIYYGLKDGPEFVSWIKENSPLPRTVTDNLFGQIEQTTRGVVIGHIFVAILQGLLGGIGLWLAGLPNVVFWTFVMIVLAFLPLIGAFMVWGPAVIYLVIIGDPVSATFLGLYGVLVVSMVDNYARPIVIDKRARLNPGLILVGVFGGVYVLGFVGLFVGPIVLGIFVAMVVTFVDDYDELTVGEPAIDVAAAERSSQELGPVDTFDPSQQPGQPTDPTPSDSPDGSTSGDE